From Labeo rohita strain BAU-BD-2019 unplaced genomic scaffold, IGBB_LRoh.1.0 scaffold_149, whole genome shotgun sequence:
TGttaggaaattaacattaaatcatctACATTAAccaatcttaaacatgcactaaaacgtgatttataccatctaagtaatttaatagaatcgcatgtcttctttagtgatacaagctcagaaacatttactgtataacctgttgaatttttttatatattgtttattgacttggtgCCGTGATGGAcattgaaatgttgttatttatttttcattttaaacagtatgattacttaatggtaatgcaatatttgtgaacacaactgtgtatTTCAGATTATAAATCCCTAAAAACTATGCATGGGGGCTTTCTTTGGCATTGCTACCCCTCACagaccccatgccacccctttgccaccctaaaaattattttctagatccgcccctgcCTGTAAACTGGTGACAACTGTGTTTTATCTTGTCACGAACTCTGCTTGAAAAAAGCACAGACACCCAGTATAGAAAATGCGATTCTCCGTGTGGGCTTTAAACAAGGGGAGGGGGACTGCAGTACACTTCCTTATCAAACCACAGATCTGAGTTCCTATCTAATATCACGTCCGAAAGCATTTAAAACGTGGTGCAGATGCGAATAGTCTCAGACATCTGTAACAACTCATTATTAAAGCTTCAAGATCAGCTTCAGATCAGAAAACATGAGGGCATCTACTTTGTGTCTGGTGTTCGGGCTGGTCCTGCTGATGACCTGGACTTCTGAGGCTTATAGTAAGTTCTCTTGAAATTCTTTTCTGACTAAATTATTGTCTATAAAGGTATAAGGTTGAACATAAATTTAAAGCGATTAAAGTATCAAAttagaaacaaaataattttacatcCAGGTACCATAGTGGAACCTTTGCATGTAAtcaacaaaacatatatatatagagagagagagagagagagagagagagacaaagaatCAAACCGATATGCTGATTAACCAGCCAAATATGGCTGTATAAGAAGACTggttcttgaatgaatgatatcaacacatatttatatttgacaAATTTTAAACAGGGTTGTATATGATTTGTTTTATGAAACCATATTTTAGAAAacataacaatacattttatctcACTAACAGCTAAGCGCTTTGCTGCTGCAGTTCCTGAGAGTTGCTGCTTCAGTTTTATTGATTTTCAGATTCCAGGCAATAAAATTGTGAGTGCTGAGAAGACAGGTTCAGACTGCCCTCAAGCAGGCAttgtgtaagttttttttttttttttactcaaaaatatattatttagaaaaactGCCATATTGTTAAATTGTAGACAAATGATAAAATCAATTTTGTGTATGCTAGcaaaatgtgaatgt
This genomic window contains:
- the LOC127158380 gene encoding C-C motif chemokine 4 homolog; amino-acid sequence: MRASTLCLVFGLVLLMTWTSEAYTKRFAAAVPESCCFSFIDFQIPGNKIVSAEKTGSDCPQAGIVVTTQKGLEFCVKPDEPWIKTVMEQLNKAG